Within the Syntrophales bacterium genome, the region CGTATGGATTGGATTGTCGTTCTTTATTGGTCTGGGTGGGAGCCTGCTTGCCGATGCGATTTCGCCGATAAAAGACACCGCGGACACATACCAGGCCCAGGATGCCCTTATTAGAAATGCAGAGGTTCAGCGGGCCGTCTCATTTTTCTCCCCGGCGACGCTTTATGCAGACGCTACCGCGACGATTCTGGATCCGCTCCGCCGGACGCCGCGTTCCTTTATTATTTTGGGACCATTGGAGAGAATTTCTCTTTCCCGTTTCCAGAATCCGCTTCCGCTTGGTCAGAGCATCGTTATTGTTATGCCCTTTCTGGTTTCACTGGTGGCGATAACATTTGTCTGCTTTGGAATCTGCTACGCGGTCTTTATGAGGCAGGAGATCCGTTCAACCTGATGCAGGTCAATAATTTCAGATGGAGGCGTAATTTTCAAAAACCCCTTTGCAAATAAAAACAGGCATGATAGAAGTGCAAAAACTACAACAAGGAGGATGATTGTGAAGAAAAAAATATTATTAATTACAGCATTGGCGCTGATTTTCGCGGTTGGCTGCCAAAAGAAGGAAGAGAAGCCGGCGCCGGCTGTTTCTCCCCAGGGCGCTCTTATGCAGCCGGCTGCTCCCAATCCGTGGACGTCGCAGGGGGCAGTGCCGAAAGCAGGGGGCGATCCGCATTCGGGCTTGAAGGCAACGGAATTTACCAAGGGCGGGGTCGCTCATAAGGGAAAGGTGTTGCAGAAGATCGACGCCGCCGGCTATTCCTATCTGGAGGTAGAGGAAAAGGGGAAAAAGCTCTGGGTAGCCGTCCTGCAGGCAGAGGTCAAAGAGGGCGATATTGTTGAAATTCCCGAATCGCCGGTGATGGTTAAGTTTACGAGCAGGACCTTGAACCGCACCTTTGATGAGATACTGTTTGCGGGTGGCATCCGGGTCGTAAAGCCCTGATTGTCTATAATGTGGTCGCTTTCTTAGCTGTGCATGATGGCAGGTTTTCAATTGATGCCGAATGAAGGAAGATGGCGGCGGCGAACCCGATTATCGAAAGAGCCGCCGCCATCTTTTTCCCCTTCCGTTCCTGGTGAGTCTTATGAGCAGGAAGGCCGAGCTTAATCTCCGATGATGCAGGCGGTTTGCATAGGGGAAATGTGGATGCGAACCACCTGACCCATATTACGAAAAGGGGGACCAGCGTCGCGGGGAGGGAGGGTGAACCCCGCTTGCCAAGTCCCCCTGTGATGTTGCTGTTTAAAATTTGCCTTAAGGCCTGTCAACAAATAACCTGAACATATTGCATCTCATCTTTGGGCCATCTTTGGCTGTGGTTCAATCACAAAATCCTCAACGTAGCGCTGCTACGTCTGCGGTTTTGTTCAATCGCCGCAACCAAATCTAACCCAAATCTGAGCGCAATCTTGTCAAGGTTATTTGTGGACAGGCCCTTAGTAAGGGCTTTGCCGATGTTTAATTGGTTAGACCGTTACCCTGAAATTTCTTTTTCTTTTAACCACCGCTTGGTTGGGTGAATAAGCAGCGGTGTAAAAAAGTGGACAAGAAGTATCCACTTGTGGTATCCACAATTGCAATAAAGTATCCACCTGCGAGGCTTGGTTTGACCAGCTTTCACAAAAATAAAAGACGGTTTATTGTTGTTCCCCCCTGGCTTATCATCGGGGCCGTTGCAATTCTCGTCCCTGTTTTCATCATCATGACGATGGATGCGATAAGCCGCCAGAAAGAGCAGACTGAGCGGCTGCTTGTCGCAAAAGGCGAGGCCATCATCCGCTCTTTTGAAGCGGGTGTCCGGACAGGGATCGGCATGCACTGGGGAGAATTCCAGCTCCAGAAACTCCTGATGGAAACGGCGGAACAGGCGGATATCGATTATCTGATCGTTGCCGATGCAAGCGGAATGATCCTGGCTGACAGCGATCCTCTTCGCATTGGGACCGTCTATGAGACAAATCTGGAAATGGGGCAGATCGCCGTTGCGAAAAAGCTGTCATGGCGCCTGGTTGAAAACAGTCAGGGCGGCGATACCTTTGAGGTTTATCGAGCACTCTCCTCTACGGCGGTGTCAGGGTATGAATTCACCAATCATTTCGGCGAGCAACTGGAGCCAACTGAAAAAAATGCTCCACCCCAGGGCCTTGTCGTTTTTGCAGGCCTGGATATGTCGCCGATCGAGGAAGCCCGCAGGCAGGATATCTTCCGGACGATATGGAGCGCGGTGCTTTTCCTGCTCATTGGCTTGGCCGGGATTGTTTCGCTCATGCTCGCTCACGGCTACCAGGAGGCGCGGAGCTCTCTTTCCCGAATCAGGGTTTTTTCCGACAGTCTGGTCGAGAACATGCCGATGGGGCTGATTGCGATTGATGCCGGGGGAACCCTGACGGCCTGCAATCGAACGGCGGAGGAGATCCTGCGCCTGGGCCCCGGCGAGTCTGTCGGGAAGCGGGCGGTTGAAGTCATGCCAGCGGAATTAGGCGATTTTATTATGCCAAGGGACAAAACGGCGCTGCTGCTTGACCAGGAAGTGCCCTGCGCCACGAAGGAGGGCGCGACAATGACGCTGGAGGTTGTTGCCGCGCCGCTGTTTGAGCAGGAAAACATCTTCCTGGGAAGCATCTTGCTTTTCAGGGACATGACTGAGATCAAGCGGCTTGAGGCGGAGGTGGAGCGGAGCAGGCGACTTGCGTCGCTGGGTGGTCTTGCCGCCGGAGTCGCTCACGAAATCAGAAATCCCTTAAGCTCGATCAAGGGTTTCGCAACGCACTTCCGGGAGAGATTCGTGGACGTCCCGGGCGAGCGCGAGGCGGCAGAGGTGATGATCCGCGAGGTTGACCGAATAAATCGGGTGATCACGCAACTGATTGAATTGGCCAGACCCTTGAAGATGAATATTGTTCCGGTTTCATTGCCGGTGGTGATTCGCCATGCACTTGCCTTGATTGAAAATGAGGCCGCGAAAAAGGGGGTGGCCGTTCAGACCGACATGCCAGCCGGGAAATGGGAAATATCCATCGATGCCGACCGGATGACCCAGGTTTTTCTCAACCTGTTCCTGAATGCGCTGGAGGCAATGGAAAAGGGCGGGGAGCTGCGGGTATCGCTGCTTGGACAGGAAGAAAAGGCGATCCGGATAACCATTGCCGACACTGGCAGAGGCATCCCCGCGGCTGATCTTCCCCGTGTCTTTGACCCGTATTTTACCACCCGCTCGGCGGGGACGGGCTTAGGCCTGGCAATCTGTCACAAGATAGTCGAGGCGCACCAGGGAGAGATATTTTTGGAGAGTGAGGAGGGGAAAGGCACGAAGGTTTCCCTGATTCTTCCCGTGCGGTCCTCATAGAGAGTTGTCATGACCGCGTCTCTCCTCTGAGGGTGATTATTGCTTTCAGATGAAACATTCATGGTGGTACGCCGCCACAAAGAAGGGTTAAAAATTAGCTTGAAGGGACGCGCTCCGTCGCGTCCGGAACGGTTGTCCATGACGAAAAATGAAAGAAATTATAGAAAATGACTAAAGAAAAGCGCAATGTCCTGGTAGTAGATGACGATGTTTCCCATCGGACGATGTTGAAGACCCTGCTTGGCGACTGGGGATACGAGATTGCGGAGGCTGATGACGGCGGGAGCGCTGTTGCTATGGCGCGCAGCCGCCCGTTCGATCTGATCCTGATGGATGTCCGGATGATTAAGATGTCGGGTCTGGAGGCTCTGGCAGGGATAAAGGATTTCAATCCCGCCTTGCCGATTATTATCATGACGGCCTACGCCTCGGTCGAAACGGCGGTTGAGGCGCTGAAGAAGGGGGCTTACGACTACCTGACGAAGCCGCTCGATTTCGACGAGCTGCGCCTGACCATGGAGCGGGCCAT harbors:
- a CDS encoding ATP-binding protein; its protein translation is MTSFHKNKRRFIVVPPWLIIGAVAILVPVFIIMTMDAISRQKEQTERLLVAKGEAIIRSFEAGVRTGIGMHWGEFQLQKLLMETAEQADIDYLIVADASGMILADSDPLRIGTVYETNLEMGQIAVAKKLSWRLVENSQGGDTFEVYRALSSTAVSGYEFTNHFGEQLEPTEKNAPPQGLVVFAGLDMSPIEEARRQDIFRTIWSAVLFLLIGLAGIVSLMLAHGYQEARSSLSRIRVFSDSLVENMPMGLIAIDAGGTLTACNRTAEEILRLGPGESVGKRAVEVMPAELGDFIMPRDKTALLLDQEVPCATKEGATMTLEVVAAPLFEQENIFLGSILLFRDMTEIKRLEAEVERSRRLASLGGLAAGVAHEIRNPLSSIKGFATHFRERFVDVPGEREAAEVMIREVDRINRVITQLIELARPLKMNIVPVSLPVVIRHALALIENEAAKKGVAVQTDMPAGKWEISIDADRMTQVFLNLFLNALEAMEKGGELRVSLLGQEEKAIRITIADTGRGIPAADLPRVFDPYFTTRSAGTGLGLAICHKIVEAHQGEIFLESEEGKGTKVSLILPVRSS